The Hymenobacter oligotrophus genome has a window encoding:
- a CDS encoding NAD kinase, translating into MRIAIQGKPFEADMAPHLQQLFDELAARQAVIAVAETFREYLQHLRLPEGISTFRRGDSLRGTDFVLSIGGDGTLLDTVTYVGKHEIPILGINTGRLGFLSTVPPDRIPQAIDALFRGHFTLERRSLIHADTDPDVFGGLDFGLNEFSILKRDSSSMIVVHTYIDGEYLNSYWADGLVVSTPTGSTGYSLSCGGPVMLPQTNNFIIAPVCPHNLNVRPLIVPDHSIISFEIEGRSNNFLLSLDSRSVTVDAGVQIAVRREKFDATLVKLNHVNFLSTLRSKLNWGLDRRNPAGLSM; encoded by the coding sequence ATGCGCATTGCCATTCAGGGAAAACCATTCGAGGCCGATATGGCGCCGCACCTGCAGCAGTTGTTCGATGAGCTAGCTGCTCGTCAGGCTGTTATTGCGGTAGCCGAAACATTTCGCGAGTACCTACAGCACCTACGTTTGCCAGAGGGCATCTCCACCTTCCGGCGGGGCGACTCACTGCGCGGAACCGACTTTGTGCTTAGCATTGGCGGCGATGGTACCCTGCTCGATACGGTTACCTACGTCGGCAAGCACGAAATTCCCATCCTAGGTATCAACACCGGGCGGTTGGGGTTTTTGTCGACCGTGCCGCCCGACCGCATTCCGCAGGCCATTGATGCTCTGTTTCGCGGGCACTTCACGCTCGAGCGCCGTAGCCTCATCCATGCCGATACCGACCCGGATGTGTTCGGCGGCCTCGATTTTGGCCTCAACGAATTCTCCATCCTCAAGCGCGATTCATCGTCGATGATCGTGGTACACACGTACATCGACGGCGAATACCTAAACTCTTATTGGGCCGACGGCCTGGTGGTTTCAACGCCCACAGGCTCCACGGGCTATTCGTTGAGCTGCGGCGGGCCGGTAATGTTGCCGCAAACCAACAATTTCATCATCGCTCCCGTATGCCCCCACAACCTGAACGTCCGACCACTCATCGTACCCGATCATAGCATCATCTCGTTCGAAATCGAGGGCCGCAGCAACAACTTCCTGTTGTCGCTCGATTCGCGTTCCGTAACAGTCGATGCCGGGGTGCAAATAGCGGTCCGACGTGAAAAATTCGACGCAACATTAGTAAAGCTAAACCACGTGAATTTCCTTAGCACCCTGCGCAGCAAGCTCAATTGGGGCCTCGATCGACGCAACCCTGCTGGACTATCCATGTAA